Proteins from a single region of Oncorhynchus tshawytscha isolate Ot180627B linkage group LG03, Otsh_v2.0, whole genome shotgun sequence:
- the ska3 gene encoding spindle and kinetochore-associated protein 3 translates to MDSSARFFTKLRNLAVNLETETASLQQAHQNYDDEDHSTEGAVGVLQELHSEVRGLKGQVKEQLVRQQAGENDLRSFIKMCMVLKQRTTEDIQRLMRHYEKYGYRAPKSTQKQSESSGQEAEASEKEDKGETEGGEEGQEEGEGYLTSVSPLKMPPPPFIDPLRTPQLSDFGLSEIHLKRVLGGTVFSSAEAPMPMMTLPLPSLVLAMQPPMPKTPKCTLRMDEDDDLLTPRMVDFGLTEHTVCLNNDFTMDLQRKKPTKPLSSAVSLGLGAMSQRPAHVLSTPPSNSMVYSLATMESPEPPAFCTPGLKITKSQRHALSPPLQGEIDPESPCHLGNHQATPEVPAFETPYINRLLSTRKGERNTQADQDQDHSELPTSNRGSSQAWSYNVSEISIIGCTEEKLTPEMPSLESFLGSSLPYRGGGGTSGEQTMGSGEPPLSFLDQDGPTQTFNLGTPRVRGDYPEPSTPEMPDLSSVTQDIFKLISQSKKLPTAVVQPHLKPSTLHTATGKENRAQSLAVVSEREFLSLPSYLRQIPLSSLNQAIQKINGAKEERGHSGDAGPAWFLMEELKRITGVGTKAPMYFLCLTELKRLEHVQGVGTSAMYKVLSKTRT, encoded by the exons ATGGACTCGTCGGCACGTTTTTTCACTAAGTTGCGAAACCTAGCCGTGAATTTGGAGACCGAAACTGCCAGTCTTCAACAGGCACACCAGAACTACGACGATGAAG ATCATAGCACTGAGGGTGCAGTGGGAGTTCTGCAAGAGCTGCACTCCGAGGTCAGGGGACTCAAG GGCCAGGTGAAGGAGCAGCTGGTGCGCCAGCAGGCAGGGGAGAATGATTTGAGGAGCTTTATAAAGATGTGTATGGTGCTGAAGCAGAGGACCACAGAGGACATCCAGAGACTGATGAGACACTATGAAAAATACGGCTACAGAGCGCCTAAGAGCACACAGAAACAGTCAG AGTCGAGCGGCCAGGAGGCAGAAGCTTCAGAGAAAGAGGACAAGGGTGAGaccgagggaggagaggagggccaggaggaaggagagggataccTCACCTCAGTGAGCCCTCTGAAGATGCCCCCTCCGCCCTTCATTGACCCCTTGCGCACCCCCCAGCTCTCTGACTTCGGCCTGTCGGAGATCCACCTGAAGAGGGTGTTGGGTGGCACAGTGTTTTCCAGCGCTGAGGCCCCCATGCCCATGATGACCCTCCCTCTGCCGTCTCTAGTCCTAGCCATGCAGCCGCCCATGCCCAAAACGCCCAAGTGCACCTTGCGTATGGACGAAGATGACGACCTCCTGACCCCCCGCATGGTCGACTTTGGCCTCACGGAACACACTGTGTGTCTCAACAATGACTTCACCATGGACCTGCAGCGCAAGAAGCCCACAAAGCCTCTCAG CTCAGCAGTGTCCTTGGGCTTGGGAGCAATGTCACAGAGACCGGCACATGTCCTCTCCACTCCACCATCAAACTCCATGGTGTACAGCCTGGCTACCATGGAGTCCCCCGAGCCGCCTGCATTTTGCACCCCAGGTCTGAAGATAACAAAGTCTCAGCGACacgctctgtcccctcctctgcAGGGAGAGATTGACCCAGAGTCCCCCTGTCACCTTGGCAACCACCAAGCCACCCCTGAGGTCCCAGCATTTGAGACACCATACATCAACAGACTCCTTAGCACCAGAAAG GGtgagagaaacacacaggcaGATCAAGACCAAGATCACTCAGAACTTCCAACCTCCAATAGAGGCTCCAGTCAAGCCTGGTCATATAATGTGTCAGAGATATCAATCATTGGATGTACAGAGGAAAAACTTACACCAGAGATGCCAAGCCTAGAGTCCTTTCTGGGCAGCTCTCTACCCTAT aggggtggtggtggaACCAGTGGAGAGCAGACTATGGGGTCAGGAgagccccctctctctttcctggaTCAAGATGGTCCCACCCAGACATTCAACCTGGGGACCCCACGGGTCAGAGGGGACTACCCTGAGCCGTCCACCCCTGAGATGCCGGACCTAAGCTCTGTCACACAGGACATCTTTAAG CTTATTTCCCAGAGCAAGAAGCTCCCCACAGCAGTAGTTCAGCCACACCTCAAGCCTTCAACCCTCCACACTGCAACAGGGAAAGAGAACAG GGCTCAGAGTCTGGCTGTGGTGTCCGAGAGGGAGTTCCTCAGTCTTCCAAGCTATCTGAGACAGATTCCACTGTCCAGCCTCAACCAGGCCATTCAGAAGATCAACGGTGCCAAAGAGGAGCGAGGCCACA GTGGTGATGCGGGCCCTGCATGGTTTCTGATGGAGGAGCTGAAGAGGATCACTGGGGTGGGCACCAAGGCCCCCATGTACTTCCTGTGTCTGACTGAGTTAAAGAGGCTGGAGCATGTGCAGGGAGTAGGAACCAGCGCCATGTACAAGGTCCTGTCAAAGACACGTACCTGA